The following DNA comes from Triticum aestivum cultivar Chinese Spring chromosome 3D, IWGSC CS RefSeq v2.1, whole genome shotgun sequence.
AACTAAGTCTACTTTGGACTAGAGCTCCTGCGTGCGTGTGTGATCGATTTGTCACAAACTTCATAGTTTGGTTGAGATGGGCCGAAAGAGATGGAAAGACCCTTTCAAGAAAAAAtaaagggagagaggaagagacatGTACACTAAGTGAGGCGAGAGGTAGAGAAATATCCTAGCATGGTCCACATATTTTTTTCCTCTCAAAAAGAGGGGATATCCCTCAGCCTCTGCATGGAGTTATGCACAATACCTTTTATTGATTACTTGAAAGGTCATCATCTGATCACAACAAATCTGAACAGAAAAACCGGCACACATAACTGCcccaaaacaaaaaagaaaacacaGAAAACGAGCCTCATGCATCATAAATCATACTTGTAGCCCATCAACCAACTCGATTGAACAAATCCTAAGAGACCGTGTCCCACCGATTGCACCCAAAAATTGTGGGTCCTTGCATAGTAACAACCATGTACGGATCTAGTTGATGACCTTAAAGGTAACCTACAATTTTTTTATAATGTTGTTCTATTAAACATATAATCATTTGGGTGTTTCAAATGGCCCAAATTAAAGCGCAAATTGCCATACAGATAAGAGACTTCAACTTGGGATGCACCCGCACTAACCAGTTTCCAAACATATTTGTACTACTCTGAGACTAAAATCTATATGGACACATCGCCATAATAACTTGGCAAGTTGGCAGTGAAGGAATGGATCCTGATTCGACTCCTCATCCCACAAAAGCAACATCTAGTGCATCACTGCCAATTCCTTTTTTTTTCAGATTATCCTAATGTGTGATCTAAATACAACCAAAATATTTTTAGTTTCAACCAGGCTTTAATTTTCCAAATATATTTGTGGTGGAAAGGTTGCCAGTCATTGATGCGGCCAGTATACATGGATTTGACCGTGAAGGCACCAGAAGTAGTCAACTTCCAACGAAACGTGTCTGATTCTTATGAACAAGGTTTAACCGGCCTGTCCATTTGTCACCAATCAGTGTTCTTCGGAAGGCAACATTCAACGGTACCTGGCCCATCACAGAGCCgacaaagacataattcttctacaCAATAGGACAGAGGCATGGCGTCGCATTACTCGTGGGGTGTGCCCTAGCCATGCATCTTCTCAGAACCTAGTAGTTAGGCCATTGCCTACTACAAATGTCCCTCTGCGAAAAAATCATTTTGGACACACATGaggcctttccagaaaggcgaatccATTGGTTTTGCCTGAACCTCAGATCGTTTTAGAATGGAGGTACATATTCCTAAGTAATTTTTGCCAAACTCCGTCCTCGGTTAGAATCTTGTATTGCCATTTGTTCGACATACACTTAATCTCGAGGTCTTCGACCCCTAGACGTCCTTGGACTTTAGGGTGACATATCGCGCCCCATCTCGTTTGGTGGTATTTACGCTTATGTTCATTAGACTGCCAGAAAAACATGCATTTGTAGTAATTAATCCTTTCTAACCCTTTAGATATTTCAAAGAAAGATAACATAAACATCTGTAAACTTGCGTAAACAACGTTGAATAGGTTGAGCGGTGCCTTATACTAAGACATAAGCTTACCAATAGAATGACTCAAGTTTTGCTCAAAGCGGTCCTCAATACCTTTCCATTCGTCATTAATAAGTTTACGGAAATGAATTGGGATACTAAGGTATCTAAATTGGAAAGAGCCAGACTCACAACCAAACCGTTGTTTATACTGATGCTCTACTTCTTTTCCCTTTCCGAAGGAGAAGAGTTTGGTCTTGTGGAAGTCTCGAGACCAGACAACATATCGAACATACAAATAAAAGTTTCATATTTTTTGCATGGTCCACATATGTGCTGTCAACGCCTGATTGGATGGATCACGTGGGGGGATACATGGAGAGGAAATCTGTTGCAATCTCCAGCACGTGAAGGGTTCAGATTCTGCCCACTACTACTACTAGTGTACCACAACTAGGCTGAACTTATTGGGATGGACCTTTACAGAAAGTTTGATTCCACAAAAGGGGCGATGAAGCGTACACTGATGCATCTTTTTTAAGTTCAAATTCTCTGGCCGGCGGCAACACATTGGCCATCCGACCAGAAATCAGGTAACCTACGGCAACAGATTCCATGAGATGTCACATGCCATCACATGTTAGTGTCGTCCATTGGGTTTTATAATTATATTATTGGGAAAACGTCACACCATCTTTTGAACCGTAGTCACACTCAAGATGATTGCGTGGGAATTTCACTGCTGGGAAGCATATAAATAGCAGTCGGGCCGGTGCACATATATAGCTCATACCATATATAGCACCAATCTAACAAGCATACGTAGTGGGAGCATGTTGAGGTCGAGGGATCCGCTAATCATCGGGAGGATCGTTGGCGACGTCGTCGACTACTTCGACGCCTCGGCGCGGCTGAGGGTGTTGTACGGCAACCGCGAGATCACGGTTGGGTCCGAGCTGAGGCCATCGCAGGTGGCGAACCAGCCCACGTTGCGCATCACAGGAAGGGCGGGATCACTCTACACGCTCGTGAGTGCATACGCGTCCACGTTTCGGTCGATCATATCGTTTCTTTTAACCAACGAGTTGCACACAGTTATTTGTCCATAAGTAATGTGTCCCATGCTAATTTGTTACTAGGTGATGGTAGACCCTGATGTACCTGGACCAAGCAACCCTTCCGAACGGGAGTACCTCCATTGGTACGTGCTAAATTAAGCTAGCTTTACCTTAGCGACTTTCCGTTATTCTTGCACTTTGTGGGTGAATTAATAACTTCCTCAAAATAAGATGTATATATATACTAGTTAAGTAAGCTATTTGATTCAGTTTTACTCCTGACTACATAGGTTTGTCACGGACATACCAGAAGGAGGTGACGTGGGCCGTGGTAAGAAATTAATTTACCGATCAAGTACTACAAATGTCATGTCAGCTAGATATCCTCTCCAACTGTCTTCTTTCTTTTCCCTCAAGAAGAAAAGTCTTCTTTCTTTCCCCCGCAAAAATACAAAACTGTCTTCTTCTTTTATAAAGGAAAAAAGTATCTCCACATTGAGGAGCATTTGTTCGGGTGCATGCATGCAGGCACTGAGGTGGTGGCATACGAGAAGCCGCAACCGACGGCAGGGATCCACCGTTTGGCATTCGTGGTGTTCCGGCAGGCTGCGCGGGAGGCCATCTATGCACCAGGGTGGCGCTCCAACTTCATCACGAGGGACATGGCCGAGTGCTACAGCCTTGGCGCTCCGGTCGCTGCCGCCTACTTCAACTGCCAGAGGGAGGGCAgctgcggtggccggaggtggCAGGGGTGAAGCAAGCTGACCATAACTACGCCACGTACGCGCCATCCATCTGGATGTGTCGCGCAAAATAAATGAATAAGAAAAATATGTGTAGGCCACCTAGCTGCTTGTGTACTGGCTAATTGGCTACCTAGCTGCTTGAGTACATAAGTTACCAGGACTGCGTTATAAAAATTACCATCTTGTTTACATAAAAGTTTGTTGTCATGGTGATAACCTGATAATAGTATAGGCGTATGAACGAAGCGTGGATCTATCAACGTATAAATGGGTAACACAAGGGATTATATAGGTTCATGCCCCTCAGCGGTGGAGGTAACCCTCTGCCCAACATCTAAgattggcttatatagagtgcgccatgtCCCAGGGTCCCTAAAGCTGGCCATATATAAGTGCTCTGTATAACGACATGTTGGGCAATTTTTAGTCTATTACAGTAGTAATGGTAGCACTGAACTACTACTGGGGGCTATTGGTAACATTTAGGCTTTATTACATGGTGGAGCTTCCTTCGTAACACCTCCTTAAACTTGCATGACGTTAAGCTGGTGTAGAATCTGACCGATAGCATAGCCGAGAGGCGAGAGTCCAGCTGATGAGAATCGACTATGAAAAATCTTCCCCGACTGCCGACTGGTACCACTTGTACTGATGGCCCCGTTGCTAATTTTGACTGGGCTCTTAGCATGCATGGGCCTGAGCTTGCCCGGGCCTCTATCAGAGCCATTTGTCGTCGTGGGTATACACATGGTGGGAAATTACCCCGTCATTAGTCCCCTAGTCCGTTAGGATACTAACACGAAAAAACAAGTGAACCTTCAGCAGGAAGAAATTACAGCCCTCACTAGAATACAGATTTCAAGAGGTCTTCAGACTCAAGGCACATGCAAACTGCTTGTGGAGAGATTCTTGCGGAATCTTTTTTTTTcgagaaactttcaatctatttatcttcaattatggcagtacaaagaacaacaaagataataaaaattacaaccatgtcCGTGGACCATCTAGCGACGATTAGAAGCACGGGAGCGAGCTAAAGACGCGCTGCCGTCATTGCCCCTCTCTCACCGGAGCaaagcaaaccttgttgtagtaaacAGTCGGGAAGTTGTGGTGCTAAGCCCCTATAGAACCAACGCGCCAGAGTCACGGAAGAAGTTCTGTGATACTTGGTCATCTCACGAAAGTGGTTGACTTGCGGCCAACTGAGGGCCTATCATATATTCCGATTGATAATGACCACTCTGGTCCGATTCTCTCATAGAGAGCCAGTCGTTATCCCACAGGAACGACATTCACTCATCATATCGGATTCAAACATACGAATTACAATATTTGATTCCTTTTAAAAGATTCTTACCATGCCACGGATGATAGCAAATTCACCCCTTGTCTTGGGTGTGGCTGAATAATCCAATAACTGAAGAGACGAATCATCATCACCGAAATCTTGACAAGATAGCAAGCGGCGTCCGGCACCCCTGCATGTCCATCTCCCTGCCACTCCTTCCTCGTGCATCTCTTTACTCTTGGAGACCCCAAGGTGCAGCATGGGCTGCCTCCAATTGTATCAGCCTATTCTGGTTAGTATCTATGTTTATGTATTTGCATTTGGTGTTCTAATCTCTAGACCTAAAGTTAATCAGGCGCTGATGAGCACATTGAACTATCCATGTGGCTGAGAGCCCTCACAGCCCAGGCACAACGACGCAATTATCAGGGGCACACTCTACCACTGAGCTAATAGCCCGTCGCGCGGGCCTCAGCTCGGGTATTGCTTATTGTTGAAAGCACTCGTTTGTTCCGGCTCGTGAGTTGAAAGCACTCATTTGTTCCGGCTCGTGATGTGTCTGACGCATGCATagaatcaagatctattgagaccAGGATGTTTGTTTCTTCCTCGAAACAAGAGATACACTCTGGCTTATTTGCATTCAACCGGAGAACCTCACTTATCAACTGCCCTGGATTGGATCTACTTACGATTTGAGGCTTCGAAATACACTACTAGGTCCCTCATTCTCAGTCGGCCTTCACAAAGCGGTTTGCGGGTCGTCTCGGAGGAAAAGAAATTGCACGCGCCGAATCTATTAAGAAGGATAGACTTCCCCTCCAAACAATTCACTCAATCAAGTAGTAGCGCTGGCACGTCACTCGGTGGCAATTTCTCCTTAGGCGCATGTCTAAGCAACACAAAACGCTTGGAAGCAACCATCCTTTGAAGAAAGCGTAATAACTCACCGGTCTAGCTCCATGGCACCGAAAATGTCTCAGGACCTCCGTACTTCGATCGAGATATTGGACATAGAATGCCACtctttaaaaaggaaaaaaaggagaatTTCGTGTGTAGGGGTGAAATCCGTAGATCTACGAAGGAACGCCAAAAGCGAAGGCAGCTCTCTGGGTCCCTACCGACGCTGGGGTCTGATTCTAAACGAAGTCTGATCTGTCACACCCAGCCATAAACAACCATTCCAGATTCCCGAAAAAAATTAGACAATGTTCAAGCGGCCTGCCATTGAGACAAAAACGTGCCTCCTCTCTGGTCTGGAGGAGGTCAATCAAAAAAAAAGACTTAATCAAAGATCCAACTGATCCCCACGCCTGTATTGCAAATACGCAGTCAGGCGGATACTTGACATGTCCCCCCTCGGCCAGGCCCATCGCAAGAAAAGCGAAAACCTAGAGAAAAAGGTCAAAGGGTTTATTATAAAAAAAGACATTCGTATCCTCTCCGACTCGTCGGTTAGGAGAGTAGCGACCAAAAAGAAATCTTAAAAAAAGATAAGAAGCAAAGTTTCTCCCTTGAGTTCGAGTGAAAAAACAAAAATGCTCAAGCTCAAGCATTTACTTTTCTAGTTAGAGACCAGTGTCTTGGAGCTAATGTGGGATCCCCTCATTAACTCACTAGAAAGCCCTTTGAATAAGCCTCAGGAACACCCATTCCTTTCGGATCAGGGGGTGGTTGTTTTAACTACTCATTCAGGAGGGGCTTGGGTACAATTCCGAATACGCTATTATATGTTTGTGCTCGTTTTTGTTGTTTTTTATGTGGAAACCGTCTTTCAACGATTAAATTACTGCTCCCGAATATTCGACTGACCGATTAATTTCTTATAACGTACTCTATTTTTCTTTGCCAAATAAGCCAGCAAATGTTGAATCTCCTGCTCCAAGTATAATTTCCAGGCGTTCCATATACGAACCTCTTCAAACAGGGCTTATTGCTACCGATTCGATGATCCCTATAGGGCGCGGTCAGCGAGAGTTAATTATTGGGGACAAACAGATTGGCAAAACAGCAGTCCGAATCCACTCTGACAAAAGAAAATAACAGACTAAGCCGTGTCGTAAGGGGGGCATTCTCCACATGGGACGGGGCCAATCCAAATTCGAATTGGTTCCTGGTCCTGGTCAGAGACCACCGTGTTCGCGCCGGCGGTCCAACAAAGAGGCGAAGTAGTGAGGAATGAAATCTAACATAAGGTAAATAAACCAAGGAACAAACTTGCTCATACAGGATAGTAGTTGACCCGAGATAGGCTAACCGATCACACATGATACGACCGTATCTGCAAAACCATAAAAGCCTCCAAAGGGAGCAAGAGACTTTCACAATTAATCAAGAACAATATTCTCTGGATTAATGATTATAGTAAGCTTGCCCTTTGTTAGGATGCTATTCTCTGAGCTaggcttttgccccattatatatAAAAAGCAACAACGGAACAAAGTACACGGTCGAACGATACAAGCTGGTGAGGCAGCCCTCACACAACGCCGATCCTAGGATAATCGGACCACGCAAAACGCACGCAACTACGCTACCGAAAGGGAACACAAGAAGAACAAAGTACAACACCACACTGCACCCTGGAACACCTAAGCCCCACAACAATGCCCCCAGGAGGGGAATGGTGCTAAGTTTCACCGCAGCGGAATCTAGAGTGGACAAGGGCTTTCACACGGAACTCTGACACGAAGAGGAGCTCCACCAAGATTTCTTCAAGAAGAGAATGACACCCACAAGCTTCGCCATCATTGGCACCAAAGTGCGGAGCTTTTGCTCGGCAGCTCACCCATGCCACCATGAGGTCTCAAAGACAAGCGTGGAGAGTTTAGATCTCCAGATCTAGATTGGGGCGTCACCACTCACAATAGAGAGCACACCTGAGCCACCGACCGCTGCACGTCCCATCGCCCACACGACCAAGAGGAAAATCCACCACCGCCCCCTTGGTGAGCCCGGGAGCCAACCATGTAGACATCCATTCGGGGCTGCCGCCCTGGCATTAATGTTTGAGATACCACCACCCGCCCACATCACGCGACAATAACCACGGTAGGAAGAGTATAAGGCGTCTCCTTCCACTCCAAGCCTGACATCACCCATGGACTCTGGGTAGATGCCTCCACGGTAGGAGGTTCCCTGTTATGTGTGCCCAGCCAGTTCTAGTGGACCGGGGGAGACACAACCTCGTGACTACCTACGGTTGTCACAGAGCAATCTTGCACGCTACCATGCTCATGGCCTTCGACGCCAACCTATCCAAAAACGTAACCGTGCCCCGGCCACCACCATCGACCATCACACCCACAGAGAGAGGGATCTCATCGCCCGTGGGAACCACCCGGACCGCACCAACGCCAGGCCATCTCCGCTGCACGAGCAACCCACAGCGCCGACCTGGACCCATTAGAAGGGATGAGCCACCACCACCTGCACACAGTCACTGACTGCCACATTTTCGACGGCTACATCCCACAGGGAGTGGAAAAACTGAATTAGCCAGAGCCTTCGCTCCGCCGAGGGCTACACTACAACCTAGCTTGCCGCTAGAGGGCGCTGCACCAAGGCAACCACATGAGGTGGCCGTTGTGTCTAGCCTTAGGCTGCACGTACACCGATCACCCAGTAGAAGAACCAGACGAGTCCGGCTGGATGGTAGCCCGCACGCAATCACCAAGAGGATGACAACGACCCTCAACCATCACATCTCGAACGCGCCCCAGTACACCGTCGCTCCGCCACCTGACGCCCACGACACCATGGCGCTGAGCCCCATGGCAACACATctgataggtgggaacccgatgaacgagttcacgcccaAGGGTGGCCTgatcttcacgtcgtaggatcaaatcgggagggataactagctgcaagcagccgggataactagctttatacctgccaaggttggatgcaacccgtacgttggggatggctgaccgaagctagaagaactccaacccgctgtccggacaatcgcagaaccacaaaccgggactaatccacacaaaacggccggaaccatAGAGCACGAATcagggggaaccagaggctccttctcgcgaatctgaatgaactcacaagagcaaaggtagcaaggaTCTCTCAGTTCTCTCTAGCAGTCTTGTTTCATAAGCctgtagctgaatggtttgacaaaaggttttctagaggatgggggagatggggttttatagcagggacaaccccccttagctaggtgtAAAAAAGGTTTCAAAAGTAAACATGTTTGCATGGCTTTCTTGGgggaataagcagtcaactttgggagttgttggagTGCTCCTCGGAAATTCGTGAAGCCTtgacagtctggacaccttccACAAGAATGACTACAACTTTTGACTCAAAAATCCAAATGAGGTGAGGTTTTTTGCGTTGGGAAGATAATTTGATGTAGCTTCTGGTGATGTACCCCTATGGACCCCTCTCTCCACCACATGGGTGTAGAACAATgaaacatcagaggtaaaaactgacaacatgaacatcagcttcacttgaaacttgttttctccaaacttgttcctccaaaccggttgcttcaagagctcataggttgttggatttcttccatgtgatacctaagttcCACCAACAACAATGGGGATGAAAGTGCAGCCATGTATTCCAGATTATAGTATGAACTTAAGTTAGCATTCACCTGGGCATATGTTTGCTTGATTCGACttagtaattctttccaactaaattTTGCACATTTCGGAAATGCCatgtatgatgtacccatgtgctcatcaACAGCGCTGCCACCCGATGACATCGAACCGCGCCAGCCTTGCAtcaggtggagtggaggagagccTTGCCGCCGCCACGCCAATAGTGTTGTGCCCATCAGCAACTGTCGGTGGCGGAGGGGGCGGGGGAGAGGAGGGTGAGCTGCCTAGGTGACTAAGGTTACCTCCTCGTCGCTCACGGGGGAAATTCTAATTTTTAGGGGATCTTAGttttcaaaatatgtctatatgcactagtagaaaacaggcctTTCGTCCGGAGCATTAGTCCCGGTCTGGTTTTGGCCCGGGACTAAaggtaccattagtcccggttccaacggctaggagcGGAAGATGCCATAGCCACCTTTAGTCCCTGTTCATTTGTGACCTCTTGTCCCGGTTGGTATTACTAACCGGGACTAGaggtagacctttagtcccggtttgtatcaccaaccgggactaaagatatcACTATATATAGTGCTTCGTCCAGTCCGAGCCCAAGCTCTCCTTTCTCTGTTTTCTCCTTTCTCTCCTTGTTCTCTTCCACTTGCTCGAGCTCATcctccatttttgccaaaatttgtcaagatttgaggTGCCCTATATATCCAAGtgttcacaaaggttagcaactttgtcctttcatctctcattgctagattagctcatgcaatgctctataagtatattGATTTGTGGATTTAGTTTGGGAGTAATTATGTGGgaatttatttgatttatatgcaatttgagctcaaattaacttcttagtttgcatatgtataggtgtggtttacttagcgCCTTCCTGTCCctgtcctaaccaccgtcgatcgcccgcatcgTCCAGTCGACGGCAGcaccttggtgagcctcttgttcttatctttttgataaaaaaatcatatttgtttgatttagatagttacttgtgtaattttcttacttgtatgattgtttgttatatGTAGTGctatggttttgatatccgtccccgtcggccctcgtccggtttatgattcggatgtggtatattctcttttataactatttattgcatttcgtgtttatgacaattatgcccatcaagtttacatagatatttttatctaggaggtatgtgaaccgaaaattACAACCGACCCTCTTATCGAGAAGTTAagtttagttgaaaaagaaaacgagtatttaaaacaaaaattgaaaagaattgaagaagagaagatgaaattggagttgtatgttgccgatgtcgtcgatgatcacaagatcaagatggatgcaatgcgcttgaagattagaaaatatgccattaataaagaggcttggtatcattatgttgttggatcaattattaccttagttgcgatattgatcgcatttgttgttgcatttaaatgctttagctagatagttttgtatgttgttttatgagaataagtgtgtatgaactttatgtatgaacttgtactaatttggtcttttcggtgttgtgtaatgaagataagCCGACAGTGGATGTACGAGGACCGACGCTCTCCctagttcattaatggcgtgcatagtTTTCTGTATGCGGCTGAGCAAACAACGGGATGGTTTTATCTATTGTCCATGTGGTGTCTGTAAGAATGATAGGAATTACTCTAGCTCAAAAGTccttcacgtccacctgtttatgTCTGGTTTCATGTCCGGCTATAActgttggaccaagcacggagaaagaggggttctaATGGAAGAGAATGAAGAACAAGAGGATGATGGTAACTATCCTAGGTTCCCTAAATATGATGGTactacaatgggggaagaagctaaagaagaggcatcagatgagtcTGCTGATAATCTTGGACGGGCCATTGCTaatgcaaagagaaactacgcaagtgcAAAGAGGCATCAGAAgttgaagttgcagcgcatgttagaggatcacaagaaattgttgtacccaaattgcgaagatgacaagaaaaagctgggtacCACATTAGAATTGCTGCAaaggaaggcagagaatggtgtatctgacaagggatttgaaaagttgctggaaatgttaaagaagatgcttccaaaggacaacgaattgcccgacagtatgtacgaagcaaagaaggctgtcttccctctaggattagaggtgcagaagatacatgcatgccctaatgactgcatcctctactgcggtgagGAGCATGAGAATTTGAatacatgcccggtatgcggtgcattgcgctataagatcagctgcggtgaccctggtgatgttgagggaaagtgatacgtctccaacgtatctataatttttattgttc
Coding sequences within:
- the LOC123081092 gene encoding protein FLOWERINGUS T-like, whose amino-acid sequence is MLRSRDPLIIGRIVGDVVDYFDASARLRVLYGNREITVGSELRPSQVANQPTLRITGRAGSLYTLVMVDPDVPGPSNPSEREYLHWFVTDIPEGGDVGRGTEVVAYEKPQPTAGIHRLAFVVFRQAAREAIYAPGWRSNFITRDMAECYSLGAPVAAAYFNCQREGSCGGRRWQG